The region CTGAAGAACCTTCACTGCCCTTCAATACTGACTTAATACATGTTGGTAGGAAGCCTGCGGATCTTGAGAAAGCATCCTTTTGCAGGACCTGGCTGTCTTGACCTCTCaaaactgtttgaattgagaattTAATTGAGCTTAGTGGTGCATATCCCTAAAAACACAACCAGCATTCAATTCTGCCTAACTGCAACAGCAGCACTTTGTCCAGAACTGTAATACCCCAGTAAAGTGCTTTGAAATGCTCTAAGTGGGGATAAACAGAATCTAGATACTGATATATGAATGTCAATGCCCCAGAaggcagcagtgttttttttcacaggCAGGGAGCACTTGTTCCTGCAATGGCCATTTCCCAGCTTCACGTTTGCTCTCACtctttcgctctctctctctctctctctctctctctctctctctctctctctctctctctctaagacTTTGGGGTGTCTGGCAATATCAGAGAGGGCTTCAAACTTGCCCCTGTAACTACTGTTGGCAGCAAACCTGCCCCTGTAGTGACTGCTGGCGAGTGGAGCTTCTTTCTTTTATCAGCAGGTTGACATGCGTTTACGGTACTTCTCGATAAGGGGGATGAGGCAGCGTGAGGTTCCTGTCTGGAGCAGGAATGGATGTTCCAGAAGGTCCATGGCAGTCGCTCTCTGCAATGGATCGCTGGTTAGCATCCGACCCAGGAAATCCTTAAGAACCGGCGAGGCCTGCAAGATTAAAGAAAATTAAGTTACAAATTACTCCACTGTATCACAAGCCGTTTTCTCGGTAAACTAAAATCTAGTTACGTCTTTGTTTTCTGTGGCTcgttctaatgtgtgtgtgtgtggggtggtctatatatatagtatagtatatacaTTCACAGAAGTTTAAATCATGTAAAGTTTCACTATACCTCATTAACAGTAAATAACCACCATTTTGTTTAAGGTGGTTAAAGTGGAGAATAGACAGAATTTGTTTTACgcctttcaaaatgtattaataaataaataaatacacttttgaCAAGACATTTGCTTTCATCAtacttagaaatgtattttaagactAGTCAGGACCAAATTAGGATTTCAGGTAACCTAAATTTTTGCAAGTAAATCATTTTATTaggaatacagttttttttttttttttttttttttacttgaggtGCTGATGctatttcttttgtaaaatgttttcctacTAACGCCTACTAAGCATCAGAAAATATTCTTTCAACAAGTGGAACTTTTGCCAGTTTATTCATTTTCTTAGCTCTAATTAGCACAACCCTATCTTACCAGTAAGAAATATCAAAAAAGGTACTTTAAAAGGTCAGAGGCCATTTGGTCAGTGTGGTCTGATTAGAAAGGCTGGATGCTCACCATGTGTGTGTTCTTCACCGAGGGAGGGGGCTGGTCTCGAAGGCGCTTCATGGCCTGCACTGGATCATCGCTGAAATAGGGAGGCTCTCCATCCACCATCTCCACCACCATGATCCCCAGAGACCAGACATCCACCTGGACCCAACAACAGGGACTGCGTTGGTTGGTTATCATGGCATTTTCAAGAAATGATTATGAGCTATTGTTTATGGGTGTAATGTAATGGGTGTGGAATCTCTGGTCGaatggcagtgaaatggttcatATTTACTGGCTAGCCACTTTGAGTCTTTTTTAGTAGAACACGATTCTATCTGAGGCTGAAACAAAccttttgttataaaaaatagaACCAGAAATCATACAGAGAAAAGGCAATATTCAGAAGTACGAACAGTGTCGTGTCTGAGCCACATTTCAAATAACACTAACTACCACTGCAGCGGTATCCAGGAAACAAGGTACTGATCAGAAAATGCCAGTGCTGGTACTAAACATTTCCATTGTCCTAGAGTGTAGTGCTGTATTTCTGTGATCATTGTGCTACCAGCTGCAGTACTTCTCTGATTCTGTGATGCACACAGCTAACACCCTGCAAACCCCACCTGAGGAAGTGGCTTACAATTGCGAACTTTAGATAACAAATATAGAAGCATGATTACCTGTAATAATGTTTTAAGATATAGTGGTTTTTCAAGGtcttggtatatatttttttttgtgaaaaaagaaacaacacactTTTTATCTTTCAAAACTAATTATAAACAATTTAAATTCCACAGTGGAGTTCTCAAGTTAAAACTGCCAATTTGCTTTTTACTAAGTTTGGAAacattaacaattttattttataatttgcaaaaaaaaaaaaaaaaagcttgcacaTAAAACCTTGAAAAAGCATGCTACATTGAATTTAACTCATATGTCTGGGATTGTGACTGTTGTGTAACTTCAGTTTCAAAAGAGGAGACTTGAAGGTTGAGAAAGACACACTTATTATCTGAAATGGACAGGCGAGTCAGTGACTCGTAATCAAGCACATTAACCATCATAGCGAAAGAGCCATCCTGATACCTGAGGTTGTCTGGTTAATATCACAGATGGTTGCCACAGTATGTCCATAACTGCTTAACTCTTTCGTTTGTTAACTGCAGTTTCCAGCATGTGCTTACCCCTGTCCCGTACGGTGTTTTGGAGATGACTTCCGGGGCCATCCAATATGGGGTTCCTACCAGGGACTTCCTCTTTGGCACATCTTTACTGATTTGTGCACAAAACCCAAAGTCTGATAGTttgatctggaaaaaaaaaaatcaagattaataattttttttcagtggGTGCCATGTGAAGATGTAAAAATGAGTGGCGTTTGGAGACACGAATTGTTATAGAAAACcgtattgttttctttaagtttttttttttttttaacaaaagaataTTATACTCttgattaaataaattaaaaaaaagtatatatatatatatatatatatatatatgcgcactatttactattttatgaatttactattcgtcaatattacaaaatcaacttggctcgTTAGGcacctgtatgttttttttagccGCACGGAAATTTCTGATAAATGATGACATCATTACTTGCACAGAAACCCACTTGCACCTACCGCAGTTGTTTTAGTGCAGTTTTAATACACAAACATAGTTGCTGATCATTAAGTAACTCAACTAAATTAGTAACATAACTCGCTACCTGTTCCaaacaggattaactagtgcggTTATCATTGCCTTTTGCATCCGAACTGTGTGTGAGTTAAACCATATTAAGAGCAGAACTACCAACTgcatttaggctgtgtgtgtacaAGACCTAAATAATGCTAAATATAGCAGTCACTGTATTTAGAGCATCACCAAAAAGTGATCACCAAATAATCTGATATTTTGCATAAAGTCTGTGTATAAGGTAACATACAGTAACAACTTCCATGaagaagttttaaaataaacatttttaaaagagactGACGAAGGCTGCAGTGATTGTCACACGAgcgagtgtgtttgtgtgtcctgCATACCTGTCCATCGAGGGAAAGGAGGATGGAGTCACTCTTGATGTCTCGGTGGATCACTCCCTGGGAATGGAGGTAGGACATGGCCTGCAGCACTGCCTCACACACTGTGGCAATCTGCTCCTCATTCAGCCTGCGATACCAAATGACAAAACAGGAAACCCCTTCACCTGCTTTCTTCCACTCATTTTACAAACAGGCTTTCTCAATGGCTTGCTGGCAGCGTTAAGGTAAATCACAACTTTATGTTAAAGGCTTATCAACACAAATCGCCTCCATTATACAATACAGATAAAGATAAGTGTTTCCCtcatgtttttaatttgctgtaatGTTGTTTCAAACACTGATTATGctggcaaaataaacaaaaacataaaaaaaagacattttactgTGAAATTCTCAATTCAATGTTcttttttgcagtcatttttataaaaatgatgcTGCTTGTTAATTTAGTGCTCTAGAAAGGTCTGGTATAATAGCATTGGCTTCAATCAGGCAATATGCCAGCTGACACAAGTTTCTGATTGCACCTCAGTCCTGAGCTGAGCACCCCCTGCAGTCAGCCCTCTGCTTCACTCAAGCAGAGTGTCTTGtgattttgtgatgtggactgatGTTGTATAGTTGGGAGCTTCTAACTAAAGGGTTATCCTGTTGTGCCACCTTAGTACTGCAGTCGACATGGTAAGTTTTAAACTGAAGGTTACTAGATTTAGAGATGTGCTAAATACAGTGTTGCAAGCGACAAGCATAGTAGGTGATACATTGTTAAGATCAgaaatatttgctgtttttttttttgttgttgttgtagtaaaTAAAGCAAGAATTTCTAATAAAATAgggtattaaaataatatttgtaaatcTTTCTGTAACAAATGTTGTTAtcttgtgctgttttattttatagaccagTAAGAACAAATCTTTTCCCTCCAACTTGTAGCAGTTCAGTAGCATGAAGGCCAATCTGTGGACATTTGTGATCACGTAACCTTTAAGTAAACTTAAGAGTACAGTCTGTTTCAGTCAGTGTGCTATGTGTCAGCCAGCTGTGATGCTATGATACCAGTGCGAGTCATGTCTTCTCCACATCCAAAGATAGAGGAGTGATATTGCACAAGCAGCAGCCaacattttaacaaagaaaaaacattacatacaaaaatatatctagAAAATAACTAGAATTTTAAAATACGAAACAAACTGAGGGATTTTAACTGATTGGAAATTTGAAATGTTACCCTGACTCAAAGTGGCATTGTATTTCTTAAGGTTAAACATCCAATAGCAATACTAACTTGAAATTACTTGTACAGGTCTAGGaatgattttgtttattgttggCTGAACACTTTTATAGCATGTTACATCAAGCAGGTACAATATAGTCTTCCCCACACAGTAACATGTGCCTCCCagaggaaaaaggaaaaaacttGACACTACTACCCTACTGCACCAGCCCTTTGTGAGCTTTAGGGGTGTCCCCAGAAGCCATCAGGTAAGTACATGTCATCTTGCACTTTTCTCTGCCTGCCTTCAGGGAAATATTTATCAGAATAAGAACCTCATAACCCCAGCCTGTCAGAAACACCTGTTACTATGTAGCTCTAGTTCTGTTtttctaatgacatttgaaaaacagtttttaaaaagtgtgactTATCATATCCTTGCACTGATGGCTTGAATTCATAAAGACAGACAATCATGTATTAGCTCAGAATATCCCCAGACTATTCACACGTTAAACAAAGTGTTGCCGTCACTCTAATATTATATGGCAAACTAAACGATAGCCTTACCTGGTTTCAGCTACAATGTTGGTTAAAGCTCCACCCTGCAGGTATTCCATTATGACCCACAGTTCTTCTTCCACCAAGTAGCTTTTGTACATCTCCACTACATTTCTATGCTGGTAGTCTCTCATTATAACAACCTGAGAGCAAAaccaaacagatttattttggtaTCCATATTGATAGTGGCTAATCTAATTGAActaattagaaatgtgttttaaacaatgaCCAGACCAGCTTCCACAGATAAACGTTATTATTATGACTTGTGGTTGGTTAGGGACAACTGGTGGTAGCTGCCGAGGACTGTAACATCTGAAAGACGTCCATTAATACACAGTATCAAAAACACTACTGAGCTGGCTCAGGAACAACTGAAACATTTTCATAGTTCAACCTAGGTAGAGAAATCTGTATCAATCAGAAAAATGTTTAACAAGTTAGGTTGCAAGTACTGAGGGTAACCTCTTCCTAATAAAGTGACAAATCCCTGTCATTGTTATTGGGAAGGCATGTAACTTCATTGAACGGAGGTCCTGAATATAATTTCTAAAGCTACTTACCTCATTAAacagcagctctcttctttgctGTTTCCGGAGGTCCATCATTTTCACAGCCACTTGACGTCCGGTGTGTCTTTCCCTAGCGATGCACACAATCCCAGTAGAACCTTCCCCAATCTTGACAAAGTTCTCCAGGTATGTTCTAGGGTCCCCCTTGTCTACCACCATCTTCAGAGCAGCCTTAAACTGCTCATGGGTCACTTTGGGGGCATCTTGAGGAGGTGATTTGGGGCTAGGCGAGCCATTCTGTGTGGCCCTGAGAAATGGCGAGCTAGTCTGTGGTGGACTGATATTAGGGGACCCTGTTGGAGAAGGTCGGACCTGAGAAGGACTATCCTGCCGCTGGGTTGCAGGCTTGGAGCTGCCAGCTGATTTCTGAGAGATATTTGTCGCCACATGATTAGGGACCATAGTTGGAGAATGTCTGATGGTATAGCTGGAAACAGGTCTAGCTGGCCTATGAGTCCTTGTCAGAGAAATAAGAGGACTACTGGTGCCATTTGGGTGAAAATCTAGATGTTGTCGGAAATTGACATCTGTCTATAAAAAGAAACACGTAGTAAAATCATTAGATATGCACACGTACTAACTAAGCTGAACAGAAAAATCCAccaaacacacatttcaaactcATTATATCTGAATAGTTCATAATTGTATGGACCACTTATAGTCTATAAACATGCTCCTACCAGATTAGAGAATGTAAATCCTTGACAAGCATGAATTCATATTTATTGATTAAAAGggcattattgttattttttgaaaTGGCCAGCAGTTTCAGGATTCTACAGTGCTTTACTGTGTGACCATTTCGCAATACTTACTTATATAAGCAGAAAACCTGATATAACCAGAAACAGTTACCACAGAATAGTCTTAATAAATCAAGTCTCACTGCAGACTGAACAGGCTACATtctcaaataaatatgtaatgtcATTTATCTTTAACCCTCCACAGGTCTTTGAGCTATATATCACTATTTACTGGATGCTAAaggcaaaatgaaataaatcacatttaattCTTGTAAAAGAATAAACCCTTTTGTCAGAAGCCCTAAGATCACTCGAATCATCTTTATATTTCAGAACAGCTGCTTGTCCCTCCATTAAAAAAGGGCTTGCATCTCTCTTCTAAGGTTAAAGTGCCCCTACAAAATCCATGAAAAGGAACATCTTAAtggcaaaaaaatgttttaccttcatgtcatatgaagacagtGGTCTTCCAGGGCTGTTCAGTGTCCTACTCAAGAGCCTTTCCTTTGGAGTCAGCTCTGGGGTACTTGGGCTTGAACTGGCCTGGTGTTTTCCGCCAAGCCAGGGACTAGCCGGATTGACAAAGCAGGAAACGGGTCTCTTTTCTGGGAAACTGCTTCTTGCAGGCTTCTCCCTCTTCACCACAGAAGGTTGTCTGGAGTTTAGTCTTTCTGTGGAGCCCACAATCTCATTATGTTTGGACAAACCTCGATAGAGACTGCTTGGTTGTCTATGGTCCTCTAAAGAAGACTTGTACACCTCAAAAGTTGACTTGGCCCTAGTCAGCAACCCATTGGGTGATCGATAAgcattttgttttggaaaaagaTGTGGACTCCCGCTTTCACTCTTTAATTCTCGAGATCGGTCCTTCCAGCTGAATTGCCAGTCATATTTTCCCATCATGCTTGGATCTTGGTACTCGTATCGATCTTCCTCCTTGACCTCCCCCAGTCGGCCCAAAGACTGGGCCCTCTTCCTTGCTGAGGGACTTGTCTTACGTAAAGAATTGGAACTGGTCACTGAAATCTTGTTCAAGTCTGATATAATCGCTGAGATGTAGTCATCTAGTCCTACGATGCTTCCCCGCACAATGGTCTAAAAAAGAGATTTAataattttcaaaaagaaaaaaaaaatttgcagaaGCTACAAGAGAGGACATTGTTCATCCCTGTATGCTATATACTACAATGTGCAAATTGTACCACTTTCAGTAAAAGGAagacataataataatgcaacaaaacTGGTGAGAAACAATGTTGAAGAACTTAAACTAACCATATAAATGCCCCATTGAAATACTTGTAAAGTGAATGCACCTAGACAGTAGGCCTCATGCAGCCTGGCATATTTAATTTGAAGTTCTTATCTCAAATCAATTTTCCTCAGAATAAGCCCTTCTAAATCAAATGTCAGAATTGTTTATTCCTAGTTTGCGAGAGACAGGGGCACTACTGGTGTTGTTCCCTTATTCACAGAAACTTACACCATGTGTCTATTTGCAAAACCTGTTTACATAAAAATATGGACTTATgaggataaaataaaaaacaactccTTGAGGTATGTTAAAAAATGACCCCATTAAATGCCTGGCATCCTGTAGCAACAACCAGCACACACTGTGCCTGACAAGATTCAGACAGAGAATGCTACCCATCCTCTAAGGTGAATTATACCTGGCTCAAAGTATATCATTTgccttaaagagtaaatagcagggttccgaaaaatatggcgttacacgtccccacgtgttgctacaactgtttaaataatgttcctgtttcttttctgttaacatcctgagaactttttacacttataacgtCTGTTAACTTAAAAGTCtgttcaaaatggccgctctagtgcactgatggtgtaaggattattgcccacattgtcaaacaggtaacacagcaataacgatccatgatgtggtacggaacagaaaagccagagcacttgttctgtttattgttttatcgcttttcctgcagtaatttagaggacagatcgcAATCCCAGTGCACTagtggacattttaaaaagagctttgtaGCAACACATTGGATCTGAGTTTTTTCTTTAATAGTTCGTAAATTTCCACTTTCTGTTCTCTCCAGCTATCTCCATGTGATCCCATTTGTGACGACTCACATAATTTCCCAGCTGTTAGTTACTTTTGATTTTAACCTTATAATGCCcaggcaaatttttttttttttttttttttttgtgataacatttttatttgaaaatgagaaatacaatacagtaattcaAAACAGCAGAACATTCCCATTTACCCCCCAATTCTGTCTCGTCTCCCTGTCCCTcccacctctcccctctccccaggTGGCAACCTCCCCCCCTGCAAAGGACCCAGAGAATCCACATCAGACATGGACAGCTGAGGACTGGTTTATCAGCAATTTAATGGTATCTGCGGCTGCTCCCCAGGCCTGTACAGTC is a window of Polyodon spathula isolate WHYD16114869_AA chromosome 12, ASM1765450v1, whole genome shotgun sequence DNA encoding:
- the LOC121323827 gene encoding serine/threonine-protein kinase PAK 6; protein product: MFRKKKKKRPEISAPVNFEHRVHTSFDPKQGRFVGLPPQWQSLIETLKRPKPMVDPSRITDLELRPKKTIVRGSIVGLDDYISAIISDLNKISVTSSNSLRKTSPSARKRAQSLGRLGEVKEEDRYEYQDPSMMGKYDWQFSWKDRSRELKSESGSPHLFPKQNAYRSPNGLLTRAKSTFEVYKSSLEDHRQPSSLYRGLSKHNEIVGSTERLNSRQPSVVKREKPARSSFPEKRPVSCFVNPASPWLGGKHQASSSPSTPELTPKERLLSRTLNSPGRPLSSYDMKTDVNFRQHLDFHPNGTSSPLISLTRTHRPARPVSSYTIRHSPTMVPNHVATNISQKSAGSSKPATQRQDSPSQVRPSPTGSPNISPPQTSSPFLRATQNGSPSPKSPPQDAPKVTHEQFKAALKMVVDKGDPRTYLENFVKIGEGSTGIVCIARERHTGRQVAVKMMDLRKQQRRELLFNEVVIMRDYQHRNVVEMYKSYLVEEELWVIMEYLQGGALTNIVAETRLNEEQIATVCEAVLQAMSYLHSQGVIHRDIKSDSILLSLDGQIKLSDFGFCAQISKDVPKRKSLVGTPYWMAPEVISKTPYGTGVDVWSLGIMVVEMVDGEPPYFSDDPVQAMKRLRDQPPPSVKNTHMASPVLKDFLGRMLTSDPLQRATAMDLLEHPFLLQTGTSRCLIPLIEKYRKRMSTC